CGCGGCGCCAGCACCCACAATTTCGCTGATGTTGAAGGTATTATGCCCGGCATCGTTTCGAGTAATGACGACGCGGCTGAGGGAGTACTCGGCGCGCTTGATAAAACCGCCGCTGCCGAGGGTGTAGTAGCGCGTGTCTTCGCGGGTGATAGTGGGCACAATGAACTCGACGAGGTAGTTTTCACTGGTCTGGTCGACGAAGGTGTGCCAGAAGTAGCGGCCGTACCCGGCTGCGCCCTGGTGAAATTCCGGTACGGAATTCGTAGCCTGGTTAATGCCCGCGACAAAGGCGGGAATGAAGAGGGAAGAGTAGTCGAAGCTATCGTGAGTCGCGGTGATGAACTTCTCCTTGACCGACTGAGGGGGCAGGTGGACGTTGGCACTGACCGCTCGAAAGTTGGGAAAGATCCCGAGGATGCGCTTGGTCTGCTGACCTTCTTCGGAGGCCACTGGTCCTGACACTGGTCCCTGGGGGGCGTCGGGCAAGTCCGAGTTATTGAGCGAAGAGGAGGAAGTTGTGTCGGCGCTCACTGTCTTGAGCTTGACTGTCGGGTCCGAGGTGGAATTCGATGTGTCCTGTCCGTTTGCGTTTCCGCAGAAAAGATACAGTAACAGGAACAAATTGGCGACGCAGAGAGACTGACTCGATTTTATTTTCATAGGCCTGATTGTTTTGTTAATTCATTAGACGCAGAAGTATGATGTTTCGTCTAATTGAGATGATTCATCCACTTTTAATTGATTCTGAGGCACGGAAGCGGCAAGAGATTTGAGGTAAGATGCGGGACTCGCTCTGGGATCTGTTGCGCCTAGCGGAGGGTGGCGTGGAAGCGGAGTCGAACGTAGTCGGCGGTCCAGTTTCCGTCGGCATCGCGGAGGATGGGTTCGAGCAGGGCGATGGTGTCAGCGAGTGCGGCAGCGCGATCATGTGGATTGAGGCGGTCGAGGACTCCGTTACGGAAGGTGTTAAGCCATGACTCCATGCCGTTGGGCAGCGGCGTGGGGCGAGGGATGAGTTCGATGGATTGAATCGTGAAGCCAGCGGATTCGAGCAGGCGGCGATAGAGCGCGGGTGAGGGGAAGAAGCTGGCGGCGGCTGCTTCGGCGTCGATGTGGAAGGGCGCGAGGATGGCCTGGAGTGCTGTACGAATGGCGGCGATGTTGCCGTGGCCGCCCATCTCGGCGACGAAGCGGGCTTGTGGATTTTTGCTGCGGAGGGCTCGGTGAACACCGGCGAGCGTGGCCTGCTGGCCGGAGATGCCTGTGATCCAGTGAAGGGCGGCGTTGGAGAAGACGGCGTCAAACTGCTCGTGGTAGGGGAGGGCGGTGGCGTTGTGTTGTTCGACAACAAATTTGGCGGAGCTGTGAAGGCTGCGTTGGCGAGCGGCTTCGAGCATGGTGGCTGAGGCGTCGACGCCGGTGAGGATGGCGCCGGTGGCTGCGAGTTGTTCGGTGAGGGCGCCGTCGCCGCAGCCGAGATCGAGTATTTGTTCGCCGGATTGCGGGGCGAGGAGAGCGACGACCTCGGAGGCGAGGGTGGCGACGAATCGGCCGTTGGCGGCGTAGGCCTCGGTGTTCCAGGTTTGGCCGGTTTTGAATGAGGCTGTGTCAGCGGGGGGCGTGGTCGTCATAGAGGCATTGTGCGCCACTGCGATGGGGGACGCTATGAAGATAAGAATTTTCGAAACGATGATAAGCGAGATAAGCGGAGACGGTTCAGGTTCGGATGGTTCCTTCGTGGCGCAAGAGCTCTTGAAGCACGACGGCCTCATTGTGTTCTGTATCTCGGGCGCCGTATAGCAGGGTGGATCG
This Tunturibacter gelidoferens DNA region includes the following protein-coding sequences:
- a CDS encoding class I SAM-dependent methyltransferase — protein: MTTTPPADTASFKTGQTWNTEAYAANGRFVATLASEVVALLAPQSGEQILDLGCGDGALTEQLAATGAILTGVDASATMLEAARQRSLHSSAKFVVEQHNATALPYHEQFDAVFSNAALHWITGISGQQATLAGVHRALRSKNPQARFVAEMGGHGNIAAIRTALQAILAPFHIDAEAAAASFFPSPALYRRLLESAGFTIQSIELIPRPTPLPNGMESWLNTFRNGVLDRLNPHDRAAALADTIALLEPILRDADGNWTADYVRLRFHATLR